The Lycorma delicatula isolate Av1 chromosome 2, ASM4794821v1, whole genome shotgun sequence DNA window CTAAACATTTATTGTGCATCTTTTTTTAGATCGTTACGTTATTAGCGTATAGCTGAAATTTGCCTAAAATAATATGGTTGGATTTGCAGTCAAATTATACGATTaattgaaacaaacaaatatttattgcagTATATTCTAAACTTTGCCTTAATGTCGTATGCTTGCTAAATAGAATGGTCCATAATAAATTGGAAGGAACTTATTTTAGTTCTTTCTACAGTTGGCTAATTAGCCTAGCTTCAGTTAACCTTAATACTTGGATCATATATCAAATTAATGATTGCATTTGCAAAATAACCGATgaattttaaatgacaataaacaattaatacttattaattatttattatcatttaaaattcaagttGTTTGGTattcgattaattaatttatatagatattagttatatataaattgatatatatatatatatatatatatatatatatatatatatatatatatatatatatataaagtgagagagagagagagagagagaaattttattccttttgcaCGCGGAACTTTTTTCTCGTTTATTGTGTCAAAGTTGTTAAGAATACTAAACTACACAAGACATATTTCTTTTCATTCAAGGATACTTggatcaaagaaaaaaatgaaattataaatgatcGATTCATAATTCAggttgaaaatgacaaaaaactaaactaaaagcTGTCTGTAATAGAACGAAGTGCTGTTATGAAAAGATTGACCCCCGTTGAAAGGGAAGCGAGTGTCTGCAATGAATCTCGCACCTTTCCGATACAATTTCGCTTCCTCCCTTTAATCAGATAGAAGCGCCGTCCCAGAGTAGTGGGGTGAAACGAACCAATGAGAGACTCTGCGAAGAGACACGCCTCTCTGTACGGTATCGGAGTAGGGACTGCAGCTCAGTGGCGCGGGGAACTCGATGCGAGTTAGGCGCGGGTGAGGTGTACTTGCGATTTTTACATTCTCGGAACATAATCGGTGAAATGAGTCGCACCGTAATAGTGATGAGCTAGTGTTCGACAACGCGTTACAAGTGAGGAATGACCGGGTGCTTAAGATGAGTACAGGTCAGGACGGTAGGGATGAGGACGGTGGCCGACGACCCCTGGCTTTTTCCCCGGAACAAGTGTCGTGTATGTGCGAAGCTCTGCAACAGGCCGGAGATGTCGAACGTTTGGCGAGGTTCTTGTGGTCGTTACCGCAGAGCGAACTGCTGCAAGGACACGAAGCGGTGCTACGAGCGCAAGCTCTCGTCGCATTTCATCGCAAAGCTTTCCGCGAACTTTATGCGATCCTCGAAAGCCAAGCTTTCGATCCTAGATATCACAACAAACTGCAAGAGATGTGGTTCAAAGCCCATTACCTGGAGGCGGAAAAGATTCGCGGCCGTTCCCTAGGAGCCGTCGATAAATATAGAATTCGTAAAAAATACCCCCTTCCTAAAACTATTTGGGACGGTGAAGAGACAGTCtactgttttaaagaaaaatctaggACCGCATTAAAAGAATGTTACGATAGAAACAGATATCCCACTCCGGACGAGAAACGGGCTCTGGCTAAACGCACAGGCTTAACTCTAACGCAGGTTAGCAATTGGTTTAAAAACCGAAGACAACGGGACCGAACACCTCAACAGCGCAAGTAAGTGGAGAATTTTACCGTGAATGACACacaacttaaaattattgaattgtaatttaataaggatactttttagaaaatataaatgaataagaaaGTACTTAATTTAGTAGTTATTACTGTtccgttttatttttcaacaaaatatagaTTTACAGATTCACACGTGCTACTcgcaaataaattgaaaaatttataaataataactaaaaattaaagaaatactttttgtAAAACTTGACTGTATTCTACAAACCTAATTTCTACAACACTAATCGTGTTATCAGTTGTTAAAGATGTACATTTCAAGGcagaaaaattttctcaaaaacttcCTCACTCTCGGAAAGAGTTagacgataaaatttaataatgaaataatcgtTTTAACGATTGATTtatcgataaattttaaaatcatttaaaattataattcagattaTTCAAACAACAGATTTATTCATATTATGTCAGGTTTCGTTTAGAGGATTGAAACCTTACAATAAGACAGTTTGAATAGTTAACCTACTAAAAGATGGCTGTCGtgataaacattaagaaaaaatttaacataacactTCATCTCATCTTCTTGTGAAAGTATTTATGAAAAGGCACGTCCGAAttcgtaaaagataaaaatacattctctTCTAATGAATATTCACTTGTTTACATAAAcactagtaattttaatttaatgcctAATCAGGCAaagcatttatataaatataacatgtatacatgaatttatatacaaatattttataacattatagtataatttttcaccagttgaatattattagagaaataagttttattactatATTGAATAACACTTTAATTTGGactatttttagtttaatctgaaaaattataaaataaaagagttataCTAAAACTGTGCAATATAAACTGGCTGGatgttttggaaatttattaacaaaaatcaaaaccattaaaacattttaacattaaaacattaaaaccattAACATTTTAGCAGTTAAGTTTAACTTTCATCATTAATTCTATCCACTTGTTCTTAACGAATaatgtttaaatagttttaaagtatattattacgcttataaaaaatcaaaataatagccgatgaaattttaataagaaacagtaacatcattacaatatatttataatttttttagatgatatctgtttaaaatttcgtaaatttttttcatttagattctATTTATTGCTTGACACAAacagtattgtttaaaataaaaagatgatcctataaacaaaataatattttaagtcgtTTGAATATTTACCttctataaaaattagaatagtttctttattttcaaattattatttttcatataaaaattgtcataGTTCATTTTCggtaatcgataaaaatattcggtgtgaagtatttaataaataaatattttatttagacaagaatataataacaaattcatTTCAAAGATTGCATCAAGAATTTACGTAGTCTATTCTACGGTTACAAAAAAGAATCTACTTCAATATTCTTCAggaaggatcaagggaaaccgcGTTAAAATCTTAAACAATCATTACAGTTAAAGTTAAATCAAAAAAGTGAAGCGGTTGTAGTTCATATTACTACAAAAAAGATATAACTctatgaaatagtaataatataaatatacgagTAGTGCATATaaccaacattaaaaataaaattacaacttggttatcaagaattaaaaaatactttacttcgtGTTTAAGAAAACAAGTTTGTAGAAGATTCAggttgattaataattattattatatttaaaaactattcaataaattaataaacgctTCTGAAAGAAACATCGtttaatttttccatgaaaattaGACCGATAATTTTACATGATGCTATTCCAAAGCtattgtaaattttcataacaataattatataatttacttaattaaaacttGTCTATAGAAAACTCGAAAATGTATAAATGGCCATTTCTTTCTGATGTAATCATTTTAACGCTTGTATTGATGTGTAAAAACAATAGCACGAAACTACAGTCGACTCACAATATTCAGTATgtttgaaagttttatatttaattttcagaatttaaaaagacAAGACAAGATCGGATTTTATCTTAttctattactgaaaaattatcgtgatttttttcttattcaattttgGAGAAATTTGGATGATTCCAATCCTTGTATTCGTAAAAGTGaaacttagttaaatttttaatccctggaagtataaatttattataggaGTTTATCTAcgttttatattctttgttatttatgcACAATTCTTTACCTTCtgatgtaaaaattgttttttttaactataaattaaacatattatttagcTGATGCTAAATAAGCATATTATTATTACGATGATTCTTGAATGATCGTTCATATTTAAACGAACTAATCAaccgtttttacaataaaaaaaactttgttaaagtgCATCTGAAGAGccgatttccggttttagttaaccttgaaaatatacctaaaaacccagttttttgccTCTAACTTCAGTTCCtatgaaccgattcgcttgaaaatcaatagagtTCCATTATGTTTACATAATAACCAAGTcccatcaaaatcggttaaaaattgcgCCTAGTAAAacgaaaaaacctgaaaatatatccaaaaatttcgtttttttttcctccgattcgcttgaaaatcaatagggatCTATTATTACAAATAGATTTACATCACCTCCACCacgtttcatcaaaatcggttaagatttgcgtcctTAAAAtcggacgaaaaaatcttatacaagcataaaatagatattcaaaattctttggaaatccgataaaaaaatacctttacaCCAAGTTACTCATATTATTcgaaataactatatttatttctgatttttgttttttttaagattttcatttaataatagccCAGACAGTACAGACTTTGGCATCTCAGACTATGAATTAATTGCCTATATTAATGCTAAACCTGAAAATAAACGTACGTTGTTATAAGTAATGAACTCCTTAAACACCTAACTGTAAGGCATGCATAGTTATTTATACGTGTAAAGATCAGTTCAATTTCaatggaagaatttttttataaaaaagtatgttacaacCACTTATTTGTTTCAAAACTCTTTCAGTAATGTAtacgtatataattattttaagtgtcTATTAAGGTGTGtggttagttttataaattactattttgcaAAGCAAAGTCCCGCagtttcatcattccatttttgGCATTacaatgattacatattttaatcgtttattcATTTGCACGATAACAAGCCCAGTCACAACAAGCTTAAAACCACGTATAATAACTACCTTACGCCCACTTATACTTACCGATGGATAATAATGGATTCTGCAACCtgtgaaaaataccatacctgaccgagattcgGATCCGGGAATTCAGGATTAAAGACCGagtcgctaccactccgccacggaggtcggcatgtataacttatttgaataaatttcaattttagggTGGTAATCAAAAATCGATTTTGTGACCTAACATATTTCTCAAAGGTTGAAATCGATTTTGAGTCGATAACGTTGCCCTTCAAGTCTTTAAGAACGCTCTGACATAGATTCACGTtatctacgatcataaattctagtagccgTAGAAGTTCTTCTATCTGTGACCTCGACGACCTAGGCATTTTGAAAAATCTACAAGTGCTACTTTACTCGTGAGAGGATGACCTTGCGGGTCGCTAGCAGAttagacaatgatattaaattcagtaaacataattttaataattatctgaaaAAGCTGATATTTTCATAGATAATGATCGATATGGACAATTAGAATCGATTTAGACAATATGCATCTATCGATATAGACAATtacattagatttaataaaagaagttgtatgttatttatttatattttgcttttttttattattattattttttaacttacgaTTTATGCATAAGTGatattggtgaggtttgaacggaggttataagaaagctacagttaaaactTTGTAATGATTGATTCAGTAGTTTTCTCGATTATCAGGAACAAACAAAAAGACTTCATGCAGTAGTGAGATATAGATGTACCAGAAAACCAATTATTCTTATACcttcttaatttgttaatattttggcTTTTGTGCAAGAGATTATTGCTAATAATGAACTTTGATTATATCAGGATTtaggaaaaattgttttatttttttaatataattttttcgttcAAATATAGAGATTTTAAAAACACAAGTGTTTCATTCGTGATAAATAAGACGCTCTGATATAGACTGTGAGAGAagtatttataaatcttaattttatacttttttagtttGGCTACAGCAGTCTTCAAAGGCTCCACAAACGAGGCTACTACATCCCGAACCATAAATTTGCCTTTAGAAACGCCTTCTCCATCcattcatcttcaaaaattccactgaaatcatccattatttttttctggCTCATCATTTTCCTCCCTTCCTTCACAGTCATAATCAATGCACTTTTGATGTTTCTTTTGATTCTTGCTATATAGCTCTACCATCACGCTTTCTTCTCACGCATCTTGGTAGCCAAAGTCACCGAATAATTAGTGTCAATTCCTCTACTATTTCTTCTCCTCCATTCGCCTATGTTACTAtctcttatctttttttaaaataaatcaagctCCTTTTATTCTCTTTTGTAGAAATGTAACATTTACATCCATACGTCACTTCTTGTAGTATTGAACTACTCGAAACTATTTCTTCAAGTTGGAAATCGGGCAATCAGCCGACAATAAAATAAACTCTCAACTctataaaataactgacttacgAATACACAAAGAAACCAttgatttatacataaataataactgaattatctgcatatatttcaaaaagagtcgttttggtactttttcgtttatttccaCCCAAAGATTCTTGCTCAAATCAACTCAAAATCACTCTGgaataattattatgttgaaaCAAACAATTTCTAGGCgagaaaaaaggtgaaaaaaaaaaattttttctattttattttttgtactaaatcaagggaatataattattattcgtcTTGAATCAAAGAAATACtacttcaaataacaaaaaaataaattttatttcttaattaacataaaataatataatcgttGAGTTGAAAATGCCATAACAATCGTTAACATATACGTACATTATGAATACGAAATAAATCGTTGTAAATcgttataaatcataataaatcgttaattgtaaaaatatcataacaatcgtcaatatatatgtacatcatgaatacattaatatagtaaacaaaaaactcaaataaagtaataacaaattgATTGAAGTACTagaaaaatttgaagtattttctaACATTACTTCAAGCAGATCTTTCCTGTGCCAATTACGCCACAGAAATTCACGTAAATAAGAATCAATCATAGTTGTACCATATTCTTTTTTGTTGCATCgcccataaattttcaatattttgtgtgTGAGCATCACTCTTTGGATCTACAAAATTGTCTCTACGGTTCACTCTATAATGTAGGAaatcataattttctaataaaggaATACTATCGTACGTTTTCCACTTATCAGATATTATTGTTGAACCTTTCTTAATGCAATATTATGAGATGCTAAGCAacgtttgtttcttttttcctatCTGGCACTGAATACACAAAACATTCACGTTTTTCACGACAAAAAATCAATGA harbors:
- the LOC142320150 gene encoding homeobox protein SIX2-like, which gives rise to MSTGQDGRDEDGGRRPLAFSPEQVSCMCEALQQAGDVERLARFLWSLPQSELLQGHEAVLRAQALVAFHRKAFRELYAILESQAFDPRYHNKLQEMWFKAHYLEAEKIRGRSLGAVDKYRIRKKYPLPKTIWDGEETVYCFKEKSRTALKECYDRNRYPTPDEKRALAKRTGLTLTQVSNWFKNRRQRDRTPQQRNELMMLTSEATCLLGSSSELPELHLKQLCNSKPDTQMKNQPGLSLPAGYYNYHGYEQLLATASHS